In Phaeodactylum tricornutum CCAP 1055/1 chromosome 21, whole genome shotgun sequence, the following proteins share a genomic window:
- a CDS encoding predicted protein, whose amino-acid sequence MGTEQICWSTPADADDNRDAIPFPNPLIETFRMPANSEVTLLRSCPEGNVLSATAPDEYSIYKEVLRTGRWYDYHLEATLDLRTLQGDEFISDQGNFVAVQVLVCLLSSSGFCSPFVHEQANERLEALDVVEELKTGDEHGGTHVHSPYVLVEVPRDAGPVYKISLKVPLQVNDPGSFFAIGAVQMYSMGDDGSLNRFDMANALSDYRLLAYQDPPVLVNVPSAVLSFSYVAISIASLAILYLLVETIRHRNNQVLQLSQAPFLIVFLGAALVTTVATFLLEPRNDLFCRASTPIILIGVQLIFAIAIGRLWRIHAVISPLLLSTLRGRSHPHQMEGSRVNGFTRKVLTCFTHCVSCFGGRTAPKSLRKKVSSLQLSLVVCAFVLPQIILQMLSVTLQPMEKVYEFNAERSNGRAVCQIGVDVAQSFARYGFLLFVFMLFVLLAMAYSTRNLPSLLNETHVIFDSVVTTIILIVLGVSIVFVSDDVSTSPAVPYLVWVTVTISLMLNSSIRTMLPKLRMIWSGEVVLVSRLVSDQGDHSSDGHENVTGLYPPPTDSRNESYSSNQYPSTHKSRSEEVIEDLVQFEKESTQFDNASPTLVSQCGPAKPSLPDEYIVGTKCDVATPDEPIAQDRKDCDQFAKRRQSDVIVINHNEAPARRLVLKMLDCQKQLARINERIMCGLTVSEEDWLLTRRLSHRLASTLSDEVKFSWEDEMVLLSATGQPDGGREESGNELSRMNNVI is encoded by the coding sequence ATGGGAACGGAGCAGATCTGTTGGAGTACGCCTGCCGACGCTGACGATAATCGAGATGCTATACCGTTTCCCAATCCGCTGATCGAAACCTTTCGCATGCCAGCGAATTCTGAGGTGACCTTGTTGCGGTCGTGTCCAGAAGGAAACGTTTTGTCGGCGACAGCGCCGGATGAATATAGTATCTACAAGGAAGTGCTACGAACAGGAAGATGGTACGACTATCACTTAGAGGCCACTTTAGATCTTAGAACGTTGCAGGGGGACGAGTTTATATCGGATCAAGGGAATTTCGTTGCTGTTCAAGTGTTGGTTTGCCTGCTAAGTTCATCGGGGTTTTGTTCGCCTTTTGTACATGAGCAGGCGAACGAGCGACTGGAAGCTCTAGATGTTGTTGAAGAACTTAAAACTGGCGATGAACATGGAGGCACACACGTCCACAGTCCTTATGTATTGGTCGAAGTGCCCCGGGATGCAGGACCCGTGTACAAGATTTCGTTGAAAGTACCGTTGCAGGTTAATGACCCTGGAAGTTTCTTTGCAATAGGTGCAGTCCAGATGTACTCAATGGGAGACGATGGCTCTCTGAATCGATTCGATATGGCCAACGCCTTGAGTGACTACCGTTTGTTGGCTTATCAAGACCCCCCGGTATTAGTGAATGTTCCCAGTGCAGTTCTCTCATTTTCCTACGTCGCTATTAGTATTGCTTCGCTGGCTATTTTGTATCTTTTAGTCGAAACGATTCGACACCGAAATAATCAAGTTTTGCAGTTGTCTCAGGCACctttcttgattgtctttTTGGGCGCTGCTCTGGTTACTACAGTGGCGACATTTCTTTTGGAGCCGAGAAACGATCTGTTTTGTCGGGCATCAACTCCAATCATTCTGATCGGGGTCCAATTAATTTTTGCAATCGCGATAGGCAGACTTTGGCGGATTCATGCTGTGATCAGCCCGTTACTATTGTCTACTTTGAGAGGACGGTCACACCCCCATCAAATGGAAGGCTCGAGAGTAAACGGCTTCACGAGAAAGGTCTTAACTTGTTTTACTCACTGTGTCTCATGTTTTGGTGGTAGAACGGCTCCCAAGTCTCTGCGTAAGAAAGTCAGCTCACTGCAACTCTCGCTTGTTGTATGCGCATTTGTCCTCCCGCAAATTATTTTGCAAATGCTATCTGTTACTCTACAGCCGATGGAAAAAGTGTACGAGTTCAATGCGGAACGTAGCAACGGACGAGCGGTTTGTCAAATCGGAGTCGATGTGGCACAGTCTTTCGCTCGATATGGATTTCTACTCTTTGTATTTATGCTCTTCGTGTTGCTGGCAATGGCCTATTCAACAAGAAACCTCCCTAGCCTTCTCAATGAAACGCACGTTATCTTTGATTCAGTAGTCACCACCATCATCTTGATCGTCCTTGGTGTTTCTATTGTTTTTGTATCGGATGATGTGTCGACCTCTCCTGCGGTACCTTACTTGGTTTGGGTGACTGTTACAATTTCCCTAATGCTGAACTCATCGATTCGAACCATGCTGCCCAAATTACGTATGATATGGAGTGGCGAGGTGGTACTTGTCTCAAGGCTTGTATCGGATCAAGGGGATCACAGCTCAGATGGACATGAAAACGTGACTGGACTGTATCCGCCACCAACAGACAGCAGGAATGAATCGTACTCTTCAAATCAGTATCCAAGCACGCACAAATCTCGCAGTGAAGAAGTCATCGAAGATCTAGTGCAGTTCGAGAAGGAATCTACTCAATTCGACAACGCATCGCCGACACTAGTTTCTCAGTGTGGCCCAGCCAAGCCGTCGTTGCCGGATGAATATATTGTTGGCACAAAATGCGATGTTGCTACGCCAGATGAGCCAATTGCGCAAGATAGGAAAGACTGTGACCAATTTGCGAAACGAAGGCAATCAGATGTGATCGTGATCAACCACAACGAAGCACCGGCAAGACGGCTAGTCTTGAAAATGCTAGATTGCCAAAAGCAATTGGCGAGAATAAATGAGCGAATCATGTGTGGTCTTACAGTGAGCGAAGAGGATTGGTTGCTCACTAGAAGACTTTCACATAGACTGGCCTCCACTCTTAGTGATGAGGTCAAGTTTTCGTGGGAAGACGAAATGGTTCTTTTGTCGGCTACTGGACAACCAGATGGCGGTAGAGAAGAGTCGGGAAACGAATTATCCAGGATGAACAACGTAATATAG
- a CDS encoding predicted protein: MGVSLKLQKRLAASVLKCGKRKIWLDPNEINEIALANSRRNIQKLHRDGLIIKKPSVVHSRARVQLRNEAKRKGRHTGTGKRRGTANARLPFKVIWMRRSRVLRRLLKKMRDAKKIDKHIYHSLYMLAKGNQFKNKRVLIETIHDMKAVKAKETALTVQAEARKGRAKSRLERRAAREAKKMADNEAAQQAS; encoded by the exons ATGGGCG TCTCTCTGAAACTTCAAAAGCGCCTTGCGGCCTCCGTGCTCAAGTGCGGAAAGCGCAAGATTTGGTTAGACCCCAACGAAATTAACGAAATTGCGTTGGCCAACTCGCGCCGCAACATCCAAAAGCTGCACCGTGATGGTCTCATCATCAAGAAGCCCTCGGTTGTGCATAGCAGAGCTCGTGTGCAGCTGCGTAACGAAGCGAAGCGTAAGGGTCGTCATACCG GTACGGGAAAGCGCCGAGGTACCGCCAACGCGCGTCTCCCTTTCAAGGTGATCTGGATGCGCCGGTCCCGAGTGCTCCGAcgtcttttgaaaaaaatgcgCGATGCCAAGAAAATCGATAAGCACATTTACCATTCCCTCTACATGCTCGCCAAGGGTAACCAGTTCAAGAATAAGCGTGTTTTGATTGAAACCATCCACGACATGAAGGCTGTCAAGGCCAAGGAAACCGCCCTCACCGTCCAGGCCGAAGCCCGTAAGGGACGCGCCAAGTCTCGTCTCGAGCGACGGGCGGCACGTGAAGCCAAGAAAATGGCGGACAATGAAGCGGCTCAACAAGCCTCGTAA
- a CDS encoding predicted protein, with the protein LRDYREAEIRHGRLAMLASTFWPLQEMLDRLLLDDDQYGSLIYGSVTLPYFPLVMTAIMLLLGYLDVYSQAVKDMDEIGEAFLPGDCFWDPLKVLEGAPDSMKRNMQERELFNGRVAMLAFAAFVWEEGITHLPLIE; encoded by the coding sequence CTGCGAGACTATCGAGAAGCAGAAATTCGGCACGGACGGCTCGCCATGCTGGCCTCCACGTTTTGGCCCTTGCAAGAGATGCTTGACCGACTCCTTTTAGATGATGATCAATACGGGTCTCTTATTTACGGATCGGTTACGCTACCGTATTTTCCCCTTGTTATGACAGCCATTATGCTGCTACTTGGTTACCTGGATGTTTACTCACAAGCAGTTAAAGACATGGACGAGATCGGTGAAGCCTTCTTACCAGGAGACTGTTTTTGGGACCCACTTAAGGTGCTTGAGGGAGCGCCTGATTCGATGAAACGCAACATGCAGGAACGAGAACTATTTAACGGCCGAGTAGCGATGCTGGCATTTGCAGCGTTTGTTTGGGAAGAAGGAATCACACATCTACCACTAATTGAG
- a CDS encoding predicted protein, producing MSTSQRRKEGKQRQATGRTTVSRTEQYDSSLPPSLDHDVRIVATPHQFQAHYTEGPELGRGAFAEVFLGIHKVSKQEYAIKKIDRAKMIWGDRDALADEINSLIYSRKGPNIVQLYEVYEEQHHCFLVMELMRGGELFDRILNKKNFTEKEARDSVRGMLKGLEYMHEKRVAHRDLKPENLLLMNDDEASIKLADFGFAKRVRNPQGLRTLCGTPGYLAPEILERFPAYDTACDLWSVGVILFLLLGGYLPFEDDDEDIVFERTRNGEYDFHPAYWRNISTCAKTMVTKLLTVNWKKRFTAKDALNNDWMS from the coding sequence ATGAGCACCAGTCAACGCCGCAAAGAaggaaagcaacggcaagCAACAGGTCGCACAACTGTATCTAGAACCGAACAGTATGACTCGTCCTTACCACCATCGCTGGATCACGATGTGAGGATCGTCGCAACGCCCCACCAATTCCAAGCGCATTATACGGAAGGTCCTGAACTTGGTCGCGGAGCATTCGCCGAAGTTTTCCTCGGTATACATAAAGTTTCGAAGCAAGAGTACGCAATAAAAAAGATCGATCGTGCGAAGATGATTTGGGGGGATCGTGATGCTCTAGCCGACGAGATCAACTCGCTGATATACAGTCGAAAAGGGCCCAATATTGTACAGCTTTACGAAGTCTACGAAGAGCAGCATCATTGTTTTCTCGTAATGGAGCTTATGCGTGGAGGTGAATTGTTTGATCGCATCCTaaacaaaaagaatttcACTGAAAAGGAGGCTCGGGACTCAGTACGAGGCATGCTGAAAGGGCTCGAATACATGCATGAAAAACGAGTTGCTCACCGTGATCTGAAGCCTGAAAACCTTCTTTTgatgaacgacgacgaagctaGTATTAAGCTTGCCGACTTTGGATTCGCTAAGCGCGTCAGAAATCCTCAAGGATTGCGAACTCTTTGCGGAACGCCTGGTTACTTGGCACCCGAGATTCTGGAACGCTTTCCCGCTTACGATACGGCCTGTGATCTTTGGAGTGTGGGGGTCATTTTGTTCTTGCTACTTGGAGGGTACCTTCCgttcgaagacgacgatgaggataTTGTTTTCGAGCGAACTCGGAATGGAGAATACGATTTCCATCCTGCCTATTGGAGAAATATTTCTACTTGTGCCAAGACCATGGTAACAAAGCTCTTAACGGTGAATTGGAAAAAACGATTCACGGCAAAGGATGCCTTAAACAATGATTGGATGAGT
- a CDS encoding predicted protein, which yields MKDLNDNFAGFLERNENGQSRLTKSNTTGPRTSSKRFEEDSKSGRPFADFWTLGETLGEGGYACVFRARHIRSGDIYAVKDIDTAALEKNSRNALKDEIAAMKLLRGGPHIIRLLDVFEEPDHTFMVMEECRGGDLLTRITEKEVYTERECRKTCKILFQAMDYIHKKKVAHRDIKPENVLMVEPDDDHSIKICDFGFAKRVTKPLCLRTLCGTAQYVAPEVLDLQSAGYDFRADMWSVGVVVYILLGGYAPFEGPVQELARAICKGDYYFHDKYWAEISEFAKDMISSLLQVDCHKRLSAEEALQCPWM from the exons ATGAAAGACTTGAACGACAACTTTGCTGGTTTCTTGGAACGGAACGAAAACGGCCAATCTCGTCTGACGAAATCAAACACAACCGGTCCAAGAACATCAAGCAAGCGTTTTGAGGAAGATTCCAAGTCTGGGCGTCCGTTTGCGGATTTTTGGACCCTGGGTGAAACGCTTGGAGAGGGTGGATATGCATGTGTCTTCCGCGCCAGGCATATTCGATCCGGTGATATATATGCTGTAAAGGATATCGATACTGCAGCACTTGAAAAGAACTCTCGTAATGCATTGAAGGATGAGATAGCCGCGATGAAATTATTACGTGGAGGACCACACATTATTCGTTTGTTGGACGTGTTTGAGGAGCCCGATCATACATTCATGGTAATGGAAGAGTGTCGCGGCGGCGATCTGTTGACAAGAATTACAGAAAAGGAAGTTTACACGGAGCGGGAATGCCGAAAAACCTGCAAGATTCTTTTCCAAGCCATGGACTACATCCACAAGAAAAAGG TCGCACATCGTGATATCAAGCCCGAGAATGTCCTGATGGTCGAGCCTGACGATGATCACAGTATAAAAATTTGCGATTTTGGATTTGCCAAGCGAGTGACAAAACCTTTGTGTTTGCGAACTCTGTGCGGTACAGCTCAATATGTCGCACCTGAAGTGCTTGACCTACAAAGCGCGGGATACGACTTTCGGGCAGATATGTGGAGCGTTGGTGTAGTCGTCTACATTTTACTTGGCGGCTATGCACCTTTTGAAGGACCTGTTCAAGAACTCGCTCGGGCCATTTGCAAAGGAGACTACTACTTTCATGACAAATACTGGGCAGAAATATCCGAATTTGCAAAAGATATGATTAGCAGCCTATTGCAGGTCGACTGCCACAAGAGATTATCTGCCGAGGAAGCGTTGCAGTGTCCTTGGATGA